TGAGAGCGAATTCCTGCATAAAGTCCTCAACAGTTTCTTTATCCTCGCCAACATCAACCGCCAAAATTATAAATCCCTCATCTTTGAGCTTTTCGTACGCTTTCTGCATAGACGGCATTTCTGCTCTGCACGGCCCACACCAGCTTGCCCAAAAATTCAAAAAGACAACCTGTCCTCTAAAATCTGAGAGCTTGTGCTTTGAGCCATCCAAGGCAAGTAGTGTGACATCGGGTGCTATGTTTCCCACTTCCAACCCTTCTGTCGGATTAGACAAAGTTGTTGTTGTAGTAGTAGTAGAATTTTCTGTGATAGAAGTATCTGTTATGAGCACGGTTTGAGTGCCACTACAAGCAGATACTAAAAAAAGTAGTGTAGAAATTATCAACAACAAAGTCTTTTTCATATTAGACCTCCTTTCGTTCTTTCTTTTTTGTTAATGCCGGTTTAAAACCGGTCTGCCTTTGGCAGAAGCTGGATTTAAAATACCATCCAAAACTCAAAAAATCAACCCCCACACCAACTTGCAATCCATGTTTACTTCTACTGTAAATTTTCTAACTTGAGCTTATGTTTATCATATTTAAACTTAGCAGTAATATGCTGTCAAAAAAATATTGTAAGTTATTGTAAGTTGGTGTGGGGGTCAACCCCTTATATATAAAAACCCTGCACTCATAGTGCAGGGTTTTAGAACAATATTTATTCAGCCAACTCTTTAGCAAGTTGATCAAGAGCTGCTGTAAGTGTCGGGTCGTAATTTACGTCCCGGTTATTTTTTGCGTAATCTGAGTCCGTCCAAGGTACATGAATGTCGGGTTTTAAGCCACCAAGCTCATCGTATCCATCATTATCCTCATCGCGAGTTTCAATGAACTCCCCTTTGGGGGTAAGCCACATTCCAATAGAAACATAAACCGCTCCATACTCACCTCGTTTAAGCGTAAACCACATGTTAACAGTGCCTTTGCCGCGACTGCGCTCACTATCGTTCACAATGGTGGCACGGTTATTGTCGCGCATGGCGGCAGCAAATACTTCAGAACCGGACGCGCTTTGGTCATTCATCAAGACAACAATGGGTGTGTCGGGGGAGATATATGTAACCTTGTTTTGACGCATATACACAGAGACCGGCTCTCCTGATGCGCCTTTATCTCTTTGAATAAAGATAACATCGCTTGTGGAGAGAAAATAGTCTACCGCATCCATTGTCGCGCTAACAAGTCCTCCCGGATTATCACGAACATCCACGACAATGCCCTTAAACGAATCAAGACCGTACTCCTCATCAAGTTTCTGCAGGGCGTACTCAAGGTCCACTCTCATCTGGTCGGAAAACTCATGAATCTTCACATAAAGCGTGTCGGAAACACCATCGCCATCTACGTCCTCAAAAGGACACGGCAAACCAATTCCGCGCGTTCCGCATCTGTAGGGTACTCCCTCAAGAGTTGTTCCTCTGTTATTAGGGAGCTCAACTGCGGGATATGTTGAAATTCCAAGCTGTTTTACCTCGGCCTTTTCAACCTTGATGGTAAAAACATCTCTTTCCGCGGAACCGGGCACTTCGCGCGCTATCTCAAGTGTGAGTTTCGGATCTTGTAAACTACGAACCCGCAATATAAACTGCTGGTTTGTACAGCTTTCCGTGCTGAGTCCGTTAATCTTGGTAATCGCATCACCAAGTTTGAGTCCCGCCTTGCTTGCCGGAGCGCCATCTTCAACAAAGGAAATAGAAATTTCTCCGCGTGAGTTCATAGTAGTACCCATGCCCACACCCTGGTAACGGCCTGAATTGTCCGCAAAACCCGTAAGCCAGTGTTCAGCTTTCATATAAGAAGAGAAGGGGTCGCCAAGGGCCTCAATTATCCCCTCGAACACAACAACCAAAAACTCTTCCAAACGAGACGGGTCACTAAGGTCGCTGTATCTGGGATCTTTCACAAGTTCGCTGTAAACATCGTTCAATACGGAAAAATCAGGGTCGCTATTACTTTCCCGTGCCCGTTCAATTTCCTCATCTACGATATCTCTGGCCCACTGGGGAATATCACTTGAGTAAACACTAAGATAGCCAAACATCTCTTCCAAAACTTCATTCAAAATATAGTCGGCGCTTACGTTATCATCATAAAAAACAGATCTCTGGTTCAACAAAAGATGTAAGTCGTTTGCTACCCCAAAATCCACTCTTGTGCGTTCAACTTGAATACAGAAAGGGTCATCCGAAGATTGCGAACCATCTACTGTTGAGGTTGTATCAGTGGTAGCGCCTGATGCACAAGCGGTTGCAATAAGAGCAAATACAGTGAGGAAAATTACCCACTTTTTCATTTTGTACCTCCTTTAGGATTGGTAAGAACTTTGCACTTAAAATATACTATTACCTATTTATGGTCAACCCCCACACGCCAACTTGCAATATTTTTTTGATAGCGTGTTACTGCTAAGTTTAAATATAGTAAAGATAAATTCAAATTAGAAAATTTACATTAAAATTAAACACGGATTGCAAGTTGGTGTCGGGGTCAACCCCTCATAAATAAAAATCCCCCGAAAAAATCGGGGGATATTTTTTATTACTTGTTTTCACACCAATAGATGTTGTGTGTTATTGAAATTCCCATTGGTGTTGGGAAGTAGCCGCATACATTGGGTTTCACAAGTACTGAGTCTTTTGAGTGGAAGAGCACAAACCAAGGGGCTTCGTCCACGATTATGTCTTCAGCCTGCTGAGAAAGAGCAATGCGCTTTTGCAGACCACTCTCTGTGCGGGCCTGTTCAATAAGCGCATCCACTGCGGGATTGGAATATTGCGTCTCATTGTTGGCTGCCGAACGCCAGCCTTCGAACTTCATCAGGAAGTTATCGGGATCGGGATAGTCACCTATCCAGCCAAGTGAGAACATCTGGAAAGAACCCTTTTTCATCTCTTCAAGGAATGTCGCGTAATCAATCTGTTCCAGTTCCACATCAACCCCAAGCTCTACCCGCCAGGCCTCTACAAGTCTTTGAAAAAGAATACTGGGGGACGAACCGCCTCCTGAAATAGTAAGCTTGATGCGGGGCATGTTGCCCGCGTACTTACTTTGCGCAAGAAGCCTTCTCGCCTCATCGGGGTCATACTTCTGACCCTTGTAATCTGCTCTGTATCCCGGCATACCGGGTGGCAAAATGCCATGCGCAGGAATTACCAGGTTTTGAAAAACGTTCTTCGCGATTGCCTCTCTGTCGATAGCCAGTGCAAAGGCCTTTCGCACAAGAGGGTCATCAAACGGAGGAACAAGGTTGTTGGCTCCGATATATGATGTAGACATTTCAGTTGCCTCAAAATATTGTTTCGAGATTGCCGAATTAGAGTCGCGAACCTCGTCCAAAAGGTCAAGGTCTGCAATACCGATACCCGTAAAGTCCAGTTCTCCATTCTGATATCTCAGATAGGTAGAACCGCCTGCAAGGTAAAAGATAACCCTGTTTATCTTTGGCTTGTCGCCGTGATAGTTCGGGTTCGCCTCCATAATGATTTCGGCGACATCTTTTTTAACAATGACATACGGCCCCGTGCTATTTGGGCGATCAGTCCAGCGGGCAGCGCCCTCGGCCTGAATTTTGTCCACAACAGCGGCGGCGGGATAGGTCATCTTCATCAGGAAGACATCCGAATTCACTGAATCAACTTTAGTTGTAATTCGGATGGTGCGTTCGTCCAGAACCTCCACCCCTGGAATATCTACAAAAACCTCATCCTGGTTCGGAGATATACGGTTAATAACCTGTTTTCTTTGCATCTCTATAACGCCGACAATATCCCCTAAGTAAAGCTCGGCGGTAGTGCTGCGAGTTTTAGGATCTGCGACTCTGTCCAAAGAGTACGCAACGTTCCACGCGGTTACAGACCGTCCGGTAGAAAACTTAGCGTCTTCACGAATAGTGAAGGTGTAAGTTGTAGTACCGTCAGGATTCTCTGTTACCTCGGGCATAGACTCTGCAAGATCAGGAACAACAACAGCAGAAGCGAAGAGTTCTCCCCTCCTGAACTGTTCTATCATGTCTTGCGTAATAGCCGCGCCGACAGCAACAAGGTTTCCGTCTTTGTCATACATGGCCGGGTCCAAACGAAGGAGCCCCGCGTAAAGCTTGCTCGTAAACCCGTGGGACCCGACATCTGTTACAAGGTGTGGGTCAAGAGTCGCGGGCTCGCCTGATGCAATACGTAAAACATCCGAAAAGGGTGCTGGTTGTGTCGCATCAGATACACTATTGCCGGAATCTCCATTAGTGCAGGCAACTGCCACTAATGAAAAGATGGCAAATAAAGCAATTAGTTTTCTTGTTTTCACCTCTTCACCTCCTTATCGTTGAAGGGCTTTAGCCCTAAGGGCTTCGGTACTAACAACCACAGCGGTATGTGAATCTACCACAGAAACAATGACTCCGGCCCAAACCGGCTTGCCGTCTTTCAAAACGAATACTGGAAGTCCAAAGTCCTGCTGACTAAAGGCCCCATTAATAACAATGAGTCCTCTGTCCTGAATTACATGAGACACCTCAGCCTTAGCTGTGCGCGCGTTGTTTCCGTACACCACAGCGTTGGAAGAGGAAACTTCCTTAATCTGAGCCTCCGCATATGGGTACTCATTTGATTCAACAAGTACCTGTGTGTCGGGTCGTAGCAAGAATGCCAGACTATGATCGGCCTCAAATTTTACACCGGAATCGGTTACAAAATCACCGGCAGAACCACTGAAGAGAACTTCCTCTTTCCAGTCGTCTTCCACCTCAGGGTTTGCCCGAACCTTAATTTCAACATGAATCTTGTCAGCATCGTCGGCATTACTTTGCAACACCTGAGTAAAAGCAGCCAAAGGAACAACCACCTGATTATTTACCAGAAAGCCATTCACTTGATTGTTGGCAATAACCGCGGGGAAAACACCTTCCGCGTTAAAACCATCTTTAATCCGCTGAGGAACATCCTCAAAACTGTTGATGTCATCGGGATACTGTTGTTTGAGTATTTCTACAACTTCGCTCTTGGTATAATTGCGAACAGCGGAAACTGTAACAGGGCGAACATATTCACCCAGAACAGAAAGGTCTTCCTCTGTAATATTGGCCAAGAAAAGATCGTTATCAAACTTGTCATCACTCAACATACTGATAAGATCGGCCTTCTTTTCTGTAAGTGAGGGCTCTTCATAGTGATTAAATGCTCCAAGCAGGTTGGCTCCCAGTAAACTGAGGGCAACAGCAAGGGCAAGCAAAACAACTGCCAGTGAAATGGCATGCTTATTTTTCA
The genomic region above belongs to Candidatus Spechtbacterales bacterium and contains:
- a CDS encoding TlpA disulfide reductase family protein, giving the protein MKKTLLLIISTLLFLVSACSGTQTVLITDTSITENSTTTTTTTLSNPTEGLEVGNIAPDVTLLALDGSKHKLSDFRGQVVFLNFWASWCGPCRAEMPSMQKAYEKLKDEGFIILAVDVGEDKETVEDFMQEFALTFPAFLDEDRETYKAFNKTNGIPQTYIIDRNGIVRFYLSGSTDWSTISGMGKLIEILGIEND
- a CDS encoding S41 family peptidase → MKKWVIFLTVFALIATACASGATTDTTSTVDGSQSSDDPFCIQVERTRVDFGVANDLHLLLNQRSVFYDDNVSADYILNEVLEEMFGYLSVYSSDIPQWARDIVDEEIERARESNSDPDFSVLNDVYSELVKDPRYSDLSDPSRLEEFLVVVFEGIIEALGDPFSSYMKAEHWLTGFADNSGRYQGVGMGTTMNSRGEISISFVEDGAPASKAGLKLGDAITKINGLSTESCTNQQFILRVRSLQDPKLTLEIAREVPGSAERDVFTIKVEKAEVKQLGISTYPAVELPNNRGTTLEGVPYRCGTRGIGLPCPFEDVDGDGVSDTLYVKIHEFSDQMRVDLEYALQKLDEEYGLDSFKGIVVDVRDNPGGLVSATMDAVDYFLSTSDVIFIQRDKGASGEPVSVYMRQNKVTYISPDTPIVVLMNDQSASGSEVFAAAMRDNNRATIVNDSERSRGKGTVNMWFTLKRGEYGAVYVSIGMWLTPKGEFIETRDEDNDGYDELGGLKPDIHVPWTDSDYAKNNRDVNYDPTLTAALDQLAKELAE
- a CDS encoding peptide ABC transporter substrate-binding protein, translating into MKTRKLIALFAIFSLVAVACTNGDSGNSVSDATQPAPFSDVLRIASGEPATLDPHLVTDVGSHGFTSKLYAGLLRLDPAMYDKDGNLVAVGAAITQDMIEQFRRGELFASAVVVPDLAESMPEVTENPDGTTTYTFTIREDAKFSTGRSVTAWNVAYSLDRVADPKTRSTTAELYLGDIVGVIEMQRKQVINRISPNQDEVFVDIPGVEVLDERTIRITTKVDSVNSDVFLMKMTYPAAAVVDKIQAEGAARWTDRPNSTGPYVIVKKDVAEIIMEANPNYHGDKPKINRVIFYLAGGSTYLRYQNGELDFTGIGIADLDLLDEVRDSNSAISKQYFEATEMSTSYIGANNLVPPFDDPLVRKAFALAIDREAIAKNVFQNLVIPAHGILPPGMPGYRADYKGQKYDPDEARRLLAQSKYAGNMPRIKLTISGGGSSPSILFQRLVEAWRVELGVDVELEQIDYATFLEEMKKGSFQMFSLGWIGDYPDPDNFLMKFEGWRSAANNETQYSNPAVDALIEQARTESGLQKRIALSQQAEDIIVDEAPWFVLFHSKDSVLVKPNVCGYFPTPMGISITHNIYWCENK